The nucleotide sequence ACAGAAAAAGCTAAAAATATGTCGCACACTAAGGCACTAATTAATTGACTATTCTATCTTGCCGTTGCTATTAACAAACACTAAGAAAAtagaacaaacaaacaaaaaacaaatatgTGCAGCCTTGACTCAGTTCAAATCAGAATCTGCCACTTCAACAGCTACGGAGGCATAATTTAAACACTCCTCCTTGCCTTAGTAGCTGCACACTCCAAGTTTCTTTCTTAGATACTCAAATCTGCTTCCAGGGAGTGCCTTCATAAAAATATCAGCAAGCTGATTTTCTGTCTTGCAGTACAACAAGCATACTTCTCCATTTTTCTGCACTTCCCTTAAAAAATACAACTTAATGCTAAAATGTTTAGTCTTCCCATGGAATACTGGATTATTGGAGATTGCAATGGCTGCCTGATTATCAATAAACACCTTTGTGCTCTCATTTTGCTCCATATGTAAATCAACCAAAATCTTCCTAAGCCATAGGGCTTGATTTACAACAGCTGTGGCAGCAATGAACTCTGCCTCAGCTGTTAATTGAGCAACAATCTCCTACTTCTTGGAACACCAAGAGAACACAGCTGAGCCAAAACTAAAATAGTACCCTAAGGTACTCTTCATATCATCAACAGACCCTACCCAGTCATTATCAGAATaaccatgaaaataaaaatcctGATCATAACAAAACTTAATTCCATAATCAAGAGTCCCTTTGACATATCTTAGCACACGCTTGGCTGCTTTGAAATGCACTTCACTTGCACAGTGCATAAATCTTGACAAGACACTCACTGAATGCAAAATGTCAAGTCTTGTTGCTATGAGATACATTAGGCACCCAATTAGGCTTCTGTAAATAGCCTCTTCTATCTTCTCTGCACCATCTTCTTTGTTGAGTTTTTCTTTCTGATTCATAGGAGTGCTCATTGGTTTGCAATCCTCCATCTGAAACTTCTTTAAAATCTCCTTAGCATATTTCCTTTGACAGATGAACACACCTTTCTGATTTTGTTTAACCTCCATGCCAAGGAAATATGCCATTTCTCCTAAGTCTGTCATTTCAAAGACCTTCATCGTCTCTTTTTTGAACTACTCCATGAGCATAGCACCACTTCCTGTTACCAAGAGATCATCCACATATAGAGAAACAATCATTATGTCAGTTTTATGAACTTTAACAAAGAGAGTAGATTCACTTAGACTTTTTACAAAGTCTAAGCTCAGTAAGTGCTCATTAATTATGCTGTACCAAGCCCTTGGAGCTTGCTTTAAGCCATATAGGGCTTTCTTGAGCAAAAAAACTTTGTTTTCATACCCTTTCACTACAAAGCCTTCAGGCTGTTCAACATAAATCTCCTCGTGCAAATAACCATTGAGAAAAGTTGATTTGACATCAAGCTGAAATACTTTCCATCTATTCTGAGCAGCTAATGCTAATAACATTCTGATGGTGTCCAATCGTGCAACAGGAGCAAATGTCTCTGAAAAATCAATACCAAACACCTGAGCAAAACCCTTCACCACAAGTCTGGCTTTGTGCTTGTTGACTGAGCCATCAGCATTTAGTTTTGTCCTAAACACCCATTTAACACCAATGATCTTCCTATTCTTAGGCCTTTCAACCAActcccaagtttggttcttCTCAATCATATGTAGCTTCTCCTTCATTGCAGCTGTCCATTTTGGATCATTTTTAGCTTCCTCAAATCCTGCAGGCTCAAAAATAGCAACATTACATTTCTGATAAATGTCAAAAAGTGGTCTGGTACCTCTAATAGGTGCCTCATCAACCTCTTCTCCATGATTTAGTGGAATATTGAtgttttgatttctcttttCAGTTTCCCAGTGCCGCTGTTGATGTTccacaaaatgaacatctcTGCTTATCAGTGCCACTGTTGATGCTccacaaaatgaacatctcTGCTTATCAAAATCTTCCCTGTTTGAGGTTGAAAGATTCTGTAAGCCTTAGAGAAATCACTGTAGCCAACGAAAATGCCTGGTTCCGCCTTCCTATCAAGCTTGTCCCTTTTCACCTGAGGAACATGTGAAAAACAAATACAACCAAAAACTTTAAGATTTTGTAGGGATGGTTTAAATCCATACCAAGCCTCAAATGGTGTCTTCCCTTTTACAGCCTAAGTGGGAAGTCTATTCAATAGAAACACAGCAGTATTTGTAGCTTCCGCCCAAAAAGTTTTAGGTAAGCCTTTCTCATGCAGCATACATCTTTCCATCTCCATTAttgttctatttttcctttcactcactccattttgttgtggagtgtaagGGGCAGTTAATTGATGCTCAATGCCAGCCTTTTcgcaaaaaatattgaattgttCTGATGTATACTCTTTGCCATTATCTGATCTCAAGACTTGAATTCTACAACCACTTTGGTTCTCAATCCATGCCTTGAACCTCCAAAACACACTTGCAACCTCTGACTTGAACCTAAGAAAATAAATCCAGCACATTCTGGtgaaatcatctataaaaataatgtaatatttACTCCCTTTGAGTGTAGAAGTCCTTTGAGGTCCAGTCAGATCTGTGTGGATTAGTTGCAGCTTTTCACTTGCTCTCCAGGTTGATTGTTTGAAGAAAAGCCTTGCTTGCTTGCCATATTGGCAAGCCGTGCAACTTGGCAATTCAGTCTCCATATGAGGTAAGCCCCGAACTAGCTCCTTCCTTTGCATAAATAACACTGCAACATGATGGAAATGGCCTAGCCTTTTGTGCTAGGTCTCTGCATTTTTTACTGAAATAGGATAGGCTACCTGTTCATCCTCTATTGGGCCTAGAGAAAAACATTTGCCTCtcattttgattttgaacatctcctggTCACTTTCATCTTTGATCAGACATTGcttatcttcaaaaattacTTTGAAACCCTTTTCTAGCAACTATCCAACACTTAGCAAATTTTGATCAATGTCAGGCACAAATAAAACATCAGAAATTATCTTTGTACCTGTGCAGGTTTCAATGGCTACTGTTTCCTTTCCTTTGACTACAATATGCTCACCATTGCCAATTCTAACTCTTGACACTTCAGATCTATCAAGCTCCTTAAAAAGTTGTTGATCATGAGTCATATGGCTAGTACAACCACTATCAATGAGCCAATTTTCACTTGGGCTACATCCAGCAAAGCATGTGGCTACAAACAACTGTTCATCCTCCTCTTGTTGGTTTGCAACTTGAGCTTCATTCTGTTGCTGAGAGTTGCTTTTGTAGATCTTCTCATGAGGCCCCATTTTGTTGCATTTACGACACTTCACATCTGGCCTTTTCCAACATTTGAAAGGAGGATGCCTTTTCTTGCCACAGTGATGACAATGAGgataatttttcttcttgtaGCCACTATTACTACCATTTTCATTAGCAACAACCTCATTTGCATcaacattcttctttttttcattttttttctttcctttgctttAGAACTTAGCTTGTAGGGCACCTTCAATTGCACCTTCTTGCCTCATGAgtcttctttgttcttgtgtCTGCAATGCATTTAATAATTCTGCCAAAGTAATACTTGACAGATCTTTAGAATTCTCCAATGAGGAAATTGTTGCCTCAAATTTTTCAGGCACTGTAACTAGGATTTTTTGTACAATCCTACTATTAGGCATTTCAGATTTCAACAATCTTACCCGATTAGCAATGCTGAGGAGCCTGTCAGCATACTCCTTAATTGTTTCTAACTCTTTCATCTTCTGCATCTCAAATTCCCTGATCAAATTCAGCACTTCCATTCCTTTGACTCTCTCATTGCCTTCATACTCTTGCTTGAGGAAGTCCCAGATTTCCTTGGCTGATTTTAGGGTCATAATCCTGGTAAAGATTGTTGATGAGACAGCAGAAAACAGGCATGATTTTGCCTTTGACTTCCTTTGCCTTCTTTCTTTGTGATGTCTGATTTGAGCAAGTGTTGGATTGTTAGGCAATGGAGGAATCTCGTAATCCACTTCAACAGCCTCCCAAAGATCACTTGAATCCAAGTAAGCCTTTATTCTAACTGCCCAGACTTGATAATTTTCACCATCAAATACAGGTGGTGCAACTACTGTAAATGGTGAATCTGAATCCATTGTATAACAGATTTGCTGGAATATTGGTTGGGCCTTTCAATGGGAGGCATTTGGAAATACTCACAAGTCCCGTAAGAAGACTGCTTTGATACCACATTGTTGGAATATTCAATTGAAGATTGCAGAAGTTTATTCTGCAAACATAGAAATTACAGAGAGCAAGAATAGGCCACACAAGAAAATGAGATCTTTATTGAAATGATTTCACTGTTTAAATAGATCAActaagaataaaaaaaactaaaaatatgcCACACACTAAGGCACTAATTAATTGACTATTCTATCTTGCCGTTGCTATTAACAAACACCAAGAAAAtagaacaaacaaacaaaaaacaaatatgTGCAACCTTGACTCAGTCCAAATCAGAATCTACCGCTTCAACAGCTACGGAGACATAATTTAAAcaacttttataatttaaaagttatgGATAGAGGtgttcaaatttcaatttagaCCAATCGATCCGGTCCTCAGtccatattttaatttcaatcggttgaaattaaataataacataatatatatattaatacattattaaaatataaacatgtttattcttatttaaatttttttataaatttttttgtctaaatgatatatatatatgtatttcttaaaaaaagttatgttaaaaaacaagaaaaaaatatccaaaaccaAGAGCGAATCTAGGGGCAAACATAAGTTGCAGCACATGTCAATCTCAACCCTCCCTCAGATTTGTCATGTGGATCTAGACCATTTGAGGAGGGATCTAAAATGACCTATAAATTTGGGGGTCAGCTCTCCTCAGATCCATCCCTGAAGCCTTTCTTGTCCAGAATCGGTCTAGTATAGGGTCGATCCAATCTAATTCGGACCAAACCCTAACCATTACAAAAAGAAGAGTCTAATGCATCAGAGATGCTGCCAGCTAAAATGCAACAAGAGATTAACAGACACAAATGGTAGGAGGTTTCTCAAGAAATGAGGTTCGTAGGCTGCTGCTTAAATCACTATCTCAAGTGAAGGAGGCACATGCACGCTTACAGAAGTAGGCTGATtaagtaaaaggttcacaaagGATTCAAAGAGTCTCTCAATTCATGcaaacaaagaaaacacaagacACTTCACCATTTGCAACAGAGAAACTGTTATGCACAATAGCAGGATCACCCGGAAAAACCCAAGATATTCATCCAATGCTCATGAATATCATCTGTTCTGGTTCGGTGATTCCAGGTTTTTGAATGCTTCACTGCCACAGAGAAACCGACGAGAACTGAAGGCGACTGCAATTCATGCGTTGTTTCAGTCATGTCGAGAGCTTTCGTTATGGTGGTGCAGATTGGAAAGGTTTAACGAGATCCAGGCCATAGTCTTAGCGAAAATCCTCGCTCGCTCATGGTGCCCCGAGAGAGCCCTCTTAACCTTTGCCAGAATGGCCTTCCTCTTCCCATTCCCAGAGGTGCAGAATTATATTGCTTTCTAAAAGATCCATGCTCCTCTTCTTCAAACCTAGCCGATGCACTAACAAAGTCTGAAGCTGATAACGCCGGCTTCGCATCAAAGATAGAATCATCATTGCCAGGTATTGGATAATGGCCGACTGAGGCTCTCATGAGCTCACTTGAAACTCCACTAGTCTTCATTTCCAAATCGATAGAGAGTTCATCCTGGCTGCAAGTTCTTGATGCCGGCTCTTTTATGTCATCAAACTCACTGCAGACAAGATTCAAGGCCTGAACAACTTCCCCCATGAAAGGACGGTGCGACACTTCTGGTTGCACACACATTGACGCAATTGCCGCTACCTTGGCTGCATTATCATATGGAATGTTTGGCTTCAGAGCAGGGTCGATGATCATTTCTAAACCCTCCCTGGTTGTGAGGAGAGGACGAGCCCAAGCAACCAGATTCTCTTGACCTGGAGGCTGTGACAAGTCTACAGGCTTTCTTCCTGTTAGGAGCTCGAGGAGGACTACACCATAGCTGTAAACATCGCTCTTCACCAGAAGATGACCGGTCATTGCGTATTCTGGAGCCAAGTAACTGCAGAAAAGAACGTTCACCAGACAAGAAGGTCGAAGAATTAAGAGCAGAAAAACACCATGGCAGATATTTAGGCACTGAACTATACTGATACTGATTGAATCCTTGTATGTTCAAGCAGAGGCAAATAATGAACAGAAGAGGGAATCATCTCCTTAGTTCAAGGCCAGCAGCATGAATACACTTGTGCTTTTCACTGTGCAGGATGCcattttttgtttcaatctCAAGCTCAGCAACCAAGAACAGAAGCATCGAAAATTTCAGGCCCTCGTTTATTTAGGAATATTGCAGCATTAGgatttttttcctctttcaattatattgtttgAAATTGTGATTCTCAGATTAGTATGATTAAGTGGATACATATAAATACTTGACAAACGTAAAGCTAATCTAGATGATTGAATTACTATGTGTTGAATATCGAATATCTAATTTCCTCCATAGAATCTCTGCCTCCAGTTTCATCTTCTGTCTCatttttgtgttcttctctCGCTATTCTTCTAATTGTCTCACTGTTCTCTTCTCTGCCTTCTTTTCTGTTCTCCTCATCCTTCATCAACAggtcctcttttttttttttttttatagtaagATTAGTAGGACTTTGCTAGGTAAGTTCTTACATCTACTGGCATGATGAGTATGACGTGGATCTTACATTGTTAATTTAGTCCTAGGACAAAATTTTATTGACTCCAGTCCCTGCTACCGGTGCCATTACCATTAATTACCATAACTACTGTTCATATTCATACAATAATAGGGTGTTAGGACATATGAAACAACGCTTCGAGAATAAGAGTTCTTACCCAAAAGTTCCCATGACATGTGTCGAGATGTGTTTGTTTCCCTCTTCCAATGCGGATCTAGCCAATCCAAAATCTGAAACTTTTGGTGTAAAATCATGTTCTAACAAAATGTTGCTGGACTTGAAGTCCCTATGTATAACACGAGGGCTTGAGTCTTCATGCAGGTAAGCCAAACCCCGTGCTGCACCGAGGGCAATCTTCATTCGAGAACCCCAATCAAGAGGGGCAGCTGCCTTGTCAACTCCTGAAAGCACgtgaaaagaaaacaatgagAACACATCTAGTTGGCtagaaatgaaaatggagaaCTTTGATCAAATAACTGCAAAGATCTTAGAATATCATTTCAATAGGTATCTACCATGTAAATGGGATTCGACACTTCCATTGGGAATTAGTTCATAGATCAGGCAGCGAGTATGTTCTTCAGTGCAAATACCAATTAATTTGACCAAGTTTCTGTGGTGCAGACGACTAAGCATCTCAACTTCTGCTAAGAACTCACGGGTGCCCTGATGGTCATCTCTCTTGAGAACTTTCACAGCTACGTTCCGTCCATCATCAAGAAGGCCACTATAGACAAGTCCAAACCCACCTTCCCCGAGTATCCTTGTTCCATCAAAATGATCTGTGGCTCTCTCTATTTCATGTAGGTTGAAAATCTTGGCAGTTCCTGTATATGCAAACAAGCTAGAACTCAAGGACCGAGATGCAGAACTGGTCCTGCTTCCAAATGTCGATCTGGCATCCCCTGCTGAATTCATGTTCGTTATTGTCTTAAAAAGAACTTGGCATAAATGAAATGATGACCCTCTGGTATTCTAGACCAAGTTAACCAGAAATTAAGAGTAAATAAACTTGCCTCATAGAATCAAGATATGCAACCAGATTCAAGATGAAATACATGAAACAAGATCTTCAGAAGACAGTCATACTAGAACTGCAAATGTTGAGATGGATGATTCCCTTCCAAGGAAAATGTAGAATTCCAGCTGTGCATCACAATGTCCTACATGCTTTCTATCTGCTAGTGCCGTGAATGAAGAATGGGCTGCTTAGGCTTATCATCTTATTTGGAAGAAGAGCTTATCATCTTTAGAGTTATCTTATTTATCTGttcatgtattttgtttatcttatgaattAATCTAGTGtataatctagtcctaaaaatTAGGAGTCCTCATCCTAATATCTAGAAGCTAAAGTCTAGGAGAATTTTTAGGAAATCTTAGCCGaagtttatgtatatattataatctATTCTCTAGGATTTGAGTAAGAAAAAAGGAGGAACAAGAGGTTCCagtttctacatggtatcagagcagtaaATCTAATCCATTGCGGGCTTGTTTCTGATAAGCCGTCATGGCTAACACAGGCAAGATTTCAGCATCTGAAGTATCGTCCGGATCCAGAGGAATGGTCGTTCCAATGTCCAGCATCCCTGAAGGTCCTATTCTTCAGATTACTGGACACAAATTGAATGGCCAAAACTTCATCCAATGGTCACGATCAGTCATGTTGTTCGTCTGTGGAAGAGGCAAGGAAGATTACCTCACCGGAACTGTAGTGCAACCTCAAGAAACCGATCCTACCTACAAGATTTGGAAGGTAGAAAACAGCATGGTCATGTCATGGTTAATAAACTCCATGACGAATGCAACAGGAGAGAACTTCTTGTATTATAAAACCACAAAGGAGATATGGGATGCGGTTAAGGAGACTTACTCCAATGTTGATAATACATCAGAGGTGTTCGGAATAAAGAGTGTGCTTCATGAATTAAGGCAAAGAGATATGTCTGTAACAGACTATTTCAATGCTTTAACTCGCCAATGGCAGCAGCTggatattcttgaagaaaaaTCGTGGAAGTGTTCAAAAGATTCTCAACAATACAAGAAGATTGTTGAAAAAGATCAAGTCTACCAATTCCTCCTTGGACTCAACAAAGATCTGGATGATGTGAGGGGAAGAATACTAAGTATTAAGCCTCTTCCTAGTGTCAAGGAAGTTTTCTCAGAAGTCTGTAGGGAGGAAAGCTGGAAGAAACTAATGCTGGGATCACATCACCCTTTTCTCCTAGCTGAAAACTCTGCCATGATAGCCCAAGGAAATTCCTCCAATCGAGACAAATAGCAGAAGAACAGACCAGTGTGCGAACACTGTAAGAAAATTGGGCATACTAAGGATATATATTGGAAGTTTCATGGCAAACTAGCAAACTGGAAACCAGCCCGAGAGAAAGAAGGACGTGGAAATACTGTTGAATCACAAATAAACGCCGAGGCCAATCCCTTCAGTAAAGAACAACTAGAAGCCCTTCAAAAGATACTGCAACAGACTCTTCAAAATAATTCTACTGGATCTAGTACACTAGCCTCAAAAGGTAACTTCCGTCATGCCCTAAGTGTCCAACAAGAAAATCCAAAGGCCTGGATAGTTGACTTAGGTGCAACAGATCATATCACAGGACATATATCTTTATTTAACAAGTATACTTCTTGTTCTGATAGTAAGTATACTGTCCGCATAGCAGATGGAACTCTATCCCAAGTAAAAGGCATAGGATCTGTTATGATTTTAGGGAGCATCAACCTTGAATCAGTTCTTTATGTCCCTAATCTCAATTGTAACTTACTTTCAGTGAGTAAGCTGACAAAGAGAGAAACTGCATCACTAAATTCTCTTCCAActtgtgtgaatttcaggaatTGGACTCAGAGAAGAGGATTGGCAGTGCTAAGATGTGTTCAGGACTCTACTTACTTCGAGTTGAAGATGTTCAACTATCACAATCAAGTCCAAAACCATGTAGTGCACTAAACTCTAGCTTAAATACCCTTAGTCCAGCCATGTTGTGGCATTATCGATTAGGACATCCAAATTTCATGTATCTCAAGAAATTATTTCCCTCATTATTCAATAAGAAGGCTGTTCTTTATCAATGTGAGATTTGTCAACTTTCTAAGCATACTCGTGCTACATATCCTACTCGTTCTTACAAATCCTCGCATCCTTTTTCTATgatacatagtgatatttgggggccATCTAGGGTCCACAATATCACCGGTGCTAAGTGGTTTGTCACATTCATTGATGACCACACTAGACTCACTTGGGTGTTCCTAATGAAAGAGAAATCAGAACttggaaatatttttgaacattTCCACAGCATGATCATGAATCAGTTTCAAACCAAGATTCAAGTGTTCAAAACTGACAATGGGCAGGAGTATTTCCATTCCAATCTTAATGCCTACCTATCCAAACATGGTATTATTCACCAAACTTCGTGTGTtgacactccacaacaaaatggagttgccgaaaggaaaaatagacaCCTTTTGGAAGTCACCAGATCTCTTATGTTAACATCCAACATCCCTAAACATCTTTGGGGTGAAGCAGTCCTCACTGCCACCTACCTTATAAACCGGATGCCTTCTCATGTGTTGAACTTCAAAACCCCATCTCAAACTCTTCTTAAAACCTACCCTCACACCAAATTACTCTCATCCATTCCCCTAAAAGTATTTGGGTGCACTGCATTTATTCATAATACTCAGCCGCAACGCAGCAAACTTGATCCAAAATCTATTAAGTGTGTCTTTCTTGGATATTCATCTCATCAAGGGGTTTACAAATACTATTCTCCAGCCACCAGAAAATTTTACAACACTATGGATATTACCTTCTTCGAAAATCAACCTTTTTACACCAGAATTGATATTCAGGGGAAGCATCACCCTCATGAGGAATATTAGTTTCAGGATCTTCAACCTACCTCTATAACCCCTCTACTTTAGCCTTCCAATGATCCTAAGGAGCTGATTGTGTATTCAAGGCGTCAAAAAACTCAAGGGAAAGTAGAGCATTGCAACATACCCACCACTGACCAAGAATCAACTCCAAATTTTGAACCTCCTGAAGTTGATACAGGTAATATACTTTATATTCCTACTCCTGAAGCTAACATTGAAACCCAAGTACAGGAGATCTCAGCTGATTTAAACAGCCTATAGCCCTGCGGAAAGGAGTCAAATCCTGTACCCGACATCCAATAGCGAAATTTGTCTCATATGACAAATTATCGCCCAGTTTTCGTGCATTTTCTACCCAATTGGACAATGTACAGATTCCAAAGGATATTTATGAAGCTCTCAGGGAACCTAAGTGGAAGATGGCAGTAATGGATGAAATTACAGCACTTGAAAAGAATGGCACCTGGGTGATAACTGATCTTCCCAAAGGTAAGTAACCAGTTGGTTGCAAGTGGATTTTTACAGTTAAATATAATGCTGATGGAAGTTTAAACTGATTCAAGGCCTGACTAGTTGCCAAAGGATTCACCCAATCTATGGAATAGACTACGAggagacatttgctccagtggccaaattaaattcatttcGAGTCCTACTTACCTTAGCAGCAAACTTGATTGGCCACTTCACCAACTCGacatcaagaatgcctttttaa is from Diospyros lotus cultivar Yz01 chromosome 2, ASM1463336v1, whole genome shotgun sequence and encodes:
- the LOC127794845 gene encoding uncharacterized protein LOC127794845, with product MDSDSPFTVVAPPVFDGENYQVWAVRIKAYLDSSDLWEAVEVDYEIPPLPNNPTLAQIRHHKERRQRKSKAKSCLFSAVSSTIFTRIMTLKSAKEIWDFLKQEYEGNERVKGMEVLNLIREFEMQKMKELETIKEYADRLLSIANRVRLLKSEMPNSRIVQKILVTVPEKFEATISSLENSKDLSSITLAELLNALQTQEQRRLMRQEGAIEGALQAKF